The genomic DNA TGCGTGACGGCCTGCGTATTCGTGACCGCCTTCTACACCTTCCGCATGATGTTCATGACCTTCCACGGCACCGAGCGCTTCGGCCATGGAGACGATTCGGGCCACGGCGCTACAGCCGTGACCGGGCCGGCGGCGACCGCTGCGCACGCGGTCGCACACGCGCACGATACGCATGCCGCAGCGACGGATCACGACCACGGGCGCGTGCCGCACGAGTCGCCGGCGGTGGTCACCCTGCCGCTGGTCGCGTTGTCGATTCCGGCGATTGCCGCCGGCTGGCTGATCGGCCCGGTGCTGTTCGGATCCTATTTCGGCGACTCGATCTACGTCGCGCCCGAGCACACGGTGCTGGCGCGGTTGGGCGAGGAATTCCACGGGGTGCTCGGCATGATGTGGCATGCGCTCTTGACGGCTCCATTCTGGCTTTTGCTCGCCGGGATCGCGCTGGCCTGGTATCTGTACATCAAGCGCCCGGACCTGCCGGCCGTGATCGCAGGGCGCTTCTCGCTCCTGTACCGGGTGCTGGAGAAGAAGTACGGCTTCGACGAGTTCAACGACTGGTTCTTCGCCGGCGGCACGCGCGGATTGGGGCGCGGCCTGTGGCGCTTCGGCGACGCGGGATTGATCGATGGCGTCATGGTAAACGGATCCGCGCGCCTGATGGGGTGGTTCGCAGGGCTCCTGCGCTATCTCCAGACCGGATACATCTACACCTACGCATTCGCAATGATTATCGGCGTGTTGCTGCTCGTCACGCTGCTGTTCATATCGAGCTGAGCGGGGAGAAAACGCACGCATGGGCGCACTGCCGACGCTGAGCACCGTGATCTGGCTGCCGATCCTGGCCGGAATTGCGACGCTATTGACCGGGTCGGATCGCAATGCCGGCATGGCGCGGCTGCTGGCGCTGGTGGGCGCGGTCGCCGGCTTCCTGGTCGCGATCCCGCTCTGGACCGGATTCGACGCGACGGCGAGCGGTTTCCAGTTCGTCGAACGCCATTCCTGGATCGAGAGCTTCAACGTCTACTACCACCTGGGCATCGACGGCATCTCGCTGCTGCTGATCCTGCTCAATTGCCTCACCACCGTCTTGGTGGTGATCGCGGGCTGGAAGGTGATCGACACCCGCGTGGCGCAGTACATGGCCTCGCTGCTGATTCTTTCGGGCGTGATGAACGGCGTGTTTTGCGCGCTCGACGGGCTGCTCTTCTATGTCTTTTTCGAGGCGACGCTGATCCCGATGTTCATCGTGATCGGCGTGTGGGGCGGCCCCAACCGCGTCTATGCGGCGCTCAAGTTCTTCCTGTATACGCTGCTCGGCTCGCTGCTGGCGCTGATCGCGCTGATCTACCTGTACCTGAGCTCGGGCGGCAGCTTCTCGCTGCAGGACTGGTACGCGTTGCCCATCCCGTTCGTTGCCCAGGTGCTGGTGTTCCTGGCCTTCTTCCTGGCGTTCGCCGTCAAGGTGCCGATGGTGCCCGTGCATACGTGGCTTCCCGATGCGCACGTCGAAGCGCCGACCGGGGGCTCGGTGGTGCTGGCAGCGATCATGCTGAAGCTCGGTGCCTACGGCTTCCTGCGCCTGTCGCTGCCGATCGTTCCGGACGCGAGCCATGAGCTCGCGGGGTTCGTCATCGCGCTGTCGCTGATCGCGGTGATCTATATCGGCCTGGTCGCCCTGGTGCAGACCGACATGAAGAAGCTCATCGCCTATTCGTCCATCTCGCACATGGGCTTCGTCACGCTCGGCATCTTCGTTTTCAATGCCATGGCGATGGAAGGGGCGGTCATCCAGATGATCTCGCACGGGTTCGTCTCGGGCGCCCTGTTCCTGTGCGTGGGCGTTCTGTACGACCGCATGCACTCGCGCCAGATCGCCGACTACGGCGGCGTGGTGAACCGCATGCCGGTTTTCGCGGCCTTCTTCATGCTGTTCGCGATGGCGAACGCGGGGCTGCCGGGAACCAGCGGGTTCGTCGGCGAGTTCCTCGTCATCATGGGGGCACTGAAGGTGAACTTCTGGTACGCGGCGGCCGCGGCCACCACGCTCATCTGGGGCGCGGCCTATACGCTGTGGATGTACAAGCGGGTCGTGTTCGGCGCCGTGACCAACGATCACGTGGCGCAGCTCGATGATCTGTCCGCGCGCGAGTGGATCGTCATGGCGGTGCTGGCCGCATGCGTGCTCCTGATGGGGGTATATCCGGCGCCGTTCGCCGAAGTGCTGCACGTGAGCGTGAACGACCTGCTGGCGCACGTCGCCCGCAGCAAGCTGCCCTAGTGTCCCGAGTTCGAAATTCGCTGCGCAAAACTAGCGGAGGCATAGCAGTCGATGGGATTTCCAGTTCCTGACCTCGCAGTCGCGGCCCCGGAGATATTCCTGCTGGCGGCTGCCTGCACGGTGCTGCTGGTCGATCTGTTCCTTTCGGACGACTCGCGTTGGGTGAGCTACGTGCTCACCCTGCTGAGCCTCGCCGGCTGCGCGGTGCTGGTCGGCACGGGTGGGACGGCGACGGCCTACACCTTCAGCGACATGTTCGTGCGCGATCCGATGGCCGACGTGCTCAAGGTGTTCGTCTGCATCGCGGTGGCCGGGATTCTCGTCTATTGCCGCGCCTACATCGGCGCGCGCGGTATCTACCGGGGCGAGCTGTTCGTGTTGGCGCTGTTCGCCACGCTCGGCATGATGGTCATGATCTCCGCGAGCCACCTGCTGCTGCTCTATCTCGGACTGGAGCTGCTGTCGCTGTCGCTGTACTCGATGGTTGCCCTGCAGCGCGATTCGCGCGTCGCGGTCGAGGCCGCGATGAAGTACTTCGTGCTGGGCGCGCTCGCTTCGGGATTGCTTCTTTACGGCATGTCGATGATCTACGGTGCGACCGGGACGATGCAGCTGGACCAGATCGCCTCGGCGATCGCGACCGCCGAAAATCCCAAGGTCTGGGTGCTCGGTCTGGGCGTGGCCTTCATTGTGGCGGGCGTAGGCTTCAAGCTGGGCGCCGTGCCGTTCCACATGTGGGTTCCGGACGTGTACGACGGCGCGCCGACCGCTGTCACGATCCTCATCGGTTCGGCGCCCAAGCTGGCCGCGTTCGCGCTCATCATGCGCCTGCTGGTATCGGGGCTGGAGGCCCTGGTCACCGACTGGCAGCAGATGCTGGTGGTGCTTTCGGTGCTTTCGCTCGCGATCGGCAACATCACCGCGATCGCCCAGACCAGCATCAAGCGCATGCTCGCGTATTCCACCATCTCGCACATGGGGTTCCTGCTGCTCGGGGTGCTGGCGGCAGATCTCAACGGCTACGGCTCGGCGATGTTCTACGTGGTCGCCTACGTCCTCATGTCTCTGGCGGCTTTCGGCATGATCCTGCTGCTGTCGCGCCAGGGGTTCGAAGCCGACATGCTGGACGATTTCAAGGGACTGAACCAGCGCAGCCCCTGGTACGCGTTCATGATGCTCATCACCATGTTTTCCATGGCGGGGCTGCCGCCGACCATCGGCTTCTACGCCAAGCTGTCGGTGCTGCAGGCGGTGTTCGCCGCCGGCTATGCCTGGCTCGCCGTCGTTGCCGTGCTTCTCTCGCTGGTAGGCGCGTTCTACTACCTGCGGGTGGTGAAGCTCATGTATTTCGATGCGGCTCAGGACACGGCGCCCATCCGGCCGCAGGCCGACATGCGCCTGCTGCTCAGCGCCAACGGCCTTTCGATGCTGGTGCTCGGCATCTTGCCGCAGCCGCTGATGGCGCTTTGCATCGCCTCGATCCAGTATTCCTTCTAGCACGCCCGCTCTCATGCCAGCCGATTCCGAGCGCGATCTGACCGAGCACACGGTCGAGTCCAAAACGGTCTACCGAGGCCGGCTGCTGCAAGTCCAGGAAGACATCGTGCGGCTCCCGGACGGCAAGCCCTCCCGGCGCGAGTACATCGTGCATCCGGGCGCCGCGGTGATGCTCGCAATGCCGGACGAGCGCAGCGTGCTGATGGAACGTCAATACCGCTATCCGCTCAAAAGCCACGTCTACGAGCTTCCGGCAGGCAAGATCGATCCGGGCGAGGATGCGCTCGATACGGCCAAGCGCGAGCTGCTGGAGGAGACCGGCTATCGCGCCCGGAGCTGGCGGCATCTGCTCACCACCTACCCCGTGGTGGGCTATTCCAACGAGCGCATCGAGCTTTATCTGGCGCGCGATCTCGAGCACGTCGGCCATGCGCTCGACGAGGGCGAGTTTCTCGACGTATTCACTCTGCCGCTGGAGGAAGCGCTGCAATGGGTGAAAAGCGGCCGCATCGTCGAAGCGAAGACCATCATGGCGCTGCTGCTGGCCGGCAGAATCGCGGCCGGCCAATGGTAGGACCAAGACGGTAGGACTCAAAGCTCAAGCGACCGCGGGCTGGTAGACACTTCCCAGGTCGGGCCCGTTTTCCATCGGGTACGGCGAGCGGAAGTAGTAGCCCTGGCCGTATTGCGCGCCCATCTGCAATAGCATGTCGAACGCCTGCTTGGTCTCCACGCCTTCCGCGATCACTTGCTTGGAGAGCCCGCGCGCCACATCGTTGAGGGCGCGCACGAACAGCACATTGGAGTTGCCTTCGCAAAGATCGCGGATGAAGCCGCCGTCGATCTTGATGTAGTCCACTTCGAAGCGCTTCAGGTAGTAGAACGAGCTGAAGCCCGCACCGAAGTCGTCGAGCGCGAAACGGTGGCCCATGGCCTTCAGGCGCTCGATGAACTTCAGCGTCACGTCGACCTCGGTCATGGCCGCGGTTTCGGTGATCTCGAACACGAGCTGCCCCGGGCGCACCGGGGCGGAGCACAGCAATTGCTGGAAGCGGGCTACCCAGGCCGGGTCCGAGATCGACACGCGCGACAGGTTGACGAAGTAACGCAGCGACTCGTGCGGCGACGGGTTCGCCGCGATGTGCCGCAGCACTTTCTCCACCACGCGCAAATCGATTTCACGGATCAATCCCAGCGATTCGGCCAGCTCGATGAACTGCGCCGGCTGGATGAGCGTATTGTCGTCGTCGCGAAGCCGCGCCAGCACCTCGTAGTGCACGGTCTTGCGATCTGCCAGCCGGACCACCGGCTGGCAGTGCAGCACGATGCGATCGGCATCGATGGCATCGCGCAGCTTGCGCGACCAGTGCACGCGCCGGTGCGTGCTGCGACGGTCGTCCGGGTCGTTGCCGAACAGCACGTAGCGGTTGCGCCCGGCTTCCTTGGCCTGGAACATGGCGGCATCGACATTCGACAGCAGCCCCGGAACGTCGTTGCCGTGAAACGGATACAGCGCGACACCGGCCGAGGCGCTCACGCCCCACATCCGATGTCCGGCGCGCAGCACGCAGCGATACTGCCGGATCGCCTCCAGCGTCTTTTCGGTGAGCTCGGCGGCCTGCGCGCGCAGCTTGTTGCGGGCGATGACGGCGAACTCGTCGCCCCCCAGGCGGTAGATCTTCGCCCCGGTCGACTCCAGCGCTTCGCGCAGTACCGCCGCGATGCCGATCAGCAGCTGGTCGCCGGCCGGATAGCCGAAGCTTTCGTTGACGTAGCGAAAATGGTCCAGGTCGAGAAAAACGACGGCGCCGTGCTCGTTGGATTCCAGCGATTGTTGCAGCTGCGCCTGCAGCGCGGTGCGATTCGGCAGCCCGGTGAGATGATCGCGCGCCGCCATGCGCTCCATCTCCATCATCGCCGTCTGCGCCTCGGTCACGTCGCGCGCGGTGCCGCGGATCCCGATCACCGCACCCGAATCCGATGCCGTCACGCGCGCATTGATCCCGATCCAGCGATCCTGGCCGTGAATAGTCTGCAGATGCGTGAGGTAGTTGCGCACCTCGCCGTTGCGCATCAGCTTGGCGAGGAAGCGGCGATTGGCGATGTGCGCGGGGCGCGTCTCGAAATCGAAGAAGCAGCGCCCGATGATCGCGGACGGCTCCAGCCCGAACACTTCCAGCGAAGCGCCGTTGACGTAGGTGAAGCGGCCCTGGGCATCGGTGGTCCAGACCAGATCGTGGGACGTTTCGACCAGGTCGCGGTAGCGCTTCTCGCTTTCGAGCAAAAGCTGTATGACCCGCCGCTTGTCCTCGAGCGTGCGCTTGACCGCGGCCAGCTCGTCGGACACCGACCCCTGCGACAGGCCCGAGAAGTTCGTGCTGGCGAGCGTGTCGATCAGTTCGCGGGAATAGCGCCGATGGCCGCCCTCGGTGCGGCGCGCGATCAGGATTCCGTGCTCGTGCCATCGCCGCAAGGTATGAATGGGCAGGCCGAGCCGTTCGGCTGCCTCCTGGATGCTGTACTCGAATGGCGGACGCATGTCCGCGCCTCCCTTGCGCGTTGGGGTCATTGTGACCTCGAGCAACCTTTGGTGGCGAGCCGGTCCGCGCGCGGCCGGTCCGCGTTGCGGCGTTGCCTAGTGCACCTGCTGCGATTCCGCCAAGCCGCTTTGGCGGGAAACCAGCCGCTGCATGAGTTTGAGATCCCGGGTGTTGAGTCGGAGCGCACAGTCTACCCAAATTTCAACGATGTCTACGAGTTCGGCGAGGTCGATCTTCTGCACGCGCCTGCGCGCCGCGGCGATTCCATAGAGCCCATTGCGCATGCGGGAGCGCTGCTTGATGAGTGCTGCGACCTCGGCTTCGCCCTGCCCATCGTCGACCACCAGGTCGATGACGCCCAGCTCGCGCACCTGCTCGGCGCTGTAGATCCTGCCGCTGGTGAGTATCTCCTCTCCGCGCTTCTCGCCAACACGCCGATAGAGGAAGGAATAGGCTCCCATTCCGGGGAATAGATTGAACAGGATCTCGGGGAAACCGAAGCGGGCGCTGCGTTCGGCCACGATGACGTCGCTCGACAGGGCGGCTTCGAAGCCGCCGCCCAGGCATTCGCCCTGAACCAGAGAAATGGTCGTGGCGGGGAGATCGTGCGCGATGTAGTTGCGATACAGCACATCGACGCACGCGCGCCCGTATACCGAAAGGCCGGCGCGGTCGCGCTTGTCGATCAGTTCGCGGAACAAATCCAGGTCGCCGCCCAGATTGAATACGCCTGGCATGGCCGAGGCGAGCACGACGTATTCGATCGGATGCTCGTCGATGCCGTCGCTCACCGTGCCGTGCGTCTGCGTAAGCATGTCGTAGTACGTTCGAATATCGCGCAGCAGGCCCGGATTGAAGCAAGGCCGCGGCGACG from Betaproteobacteria bacterium includes the following:
- a CDS encoding enoyl-CoA hydratase encodes the protein MDMNVPQQLLEARDNALARQLTPDLEYRFSEQLSARFDPSQNAMWSRWSPSPRPCFNPGLLRDIRTYYDMLTQTHGTVSDGIDEHPIEYVVLASAMPGVFNLGGDLDLFRELIDKRDRAGLSVYGRACVDVLYRNYIAHDLPATTISLVQGECLGGGFEAALSSDVIVAERSARFGFPEILFNLFPGMGAYSFLYRRVGEKRGEEILTSGRIYSAEQVRELGVIDLVVDDGQGEAEVAALIKQRSRMRNGLYGIAAARRRVQKIDLAELVDIVEIWVDCALRLNTRDLKLMQRLVSRQSGLAESQQVH
- a CDS encoding NUDIX domain-containing protein — its product is MPADSERDLTEHTVESKTVYRGRLLQVQEDIVRLPDGKPSRREYIVHPGAAVMLAMPDERSVLMERQYRYPLKSHVYELPAGKIDPGEDALDTAKRELLEETGYRARSWRHLLTTYPVVGYSNERIELYLARDLEHVGHALDEGEFLDVFTLPLEEALQWVKSGRIVEAKTIMALLLAGRIAAGQW
- a CDS encoding EAL domain-containing protein, with the translated sequence MTPTRKGGADMRPPFEYSIQEAAERLGLPIHTLRRWHEHGILIARRTEGGHRRYSRELIDTLASTNFSGLSQGSVSDELAAVKRTLEDKRRVIQLLLESEKRYRDLVETSHDLVWTTDAQGRFTYVNGASLEVFGLEPSAIIGRCFFDFETRPAHIANRRFLAKLMRNGEVRNYLTHLQTIHGQDRWIGINARVTASDSGAVIGIRGTARDVTEAQTAMMEMERMAARDHLTGLPNRTALQAQLQQSLESNEHGAVVFLDLDHFRYVNESFGYPAGDQLLIGIAAVLREALESTGAKIYRLGGDEFAVIARNKLRAQAAELTEKTLEAIRQYRCVLRAGHRMWGVSASAGVALYPFHGNDVPGLLSNVDAAMFQAKEAGRNRYVLFGNDPDDRRSTHRRVHWSRKLRDAIDADRIVLHCQPVVRLADRKTVHYEVLARLRDDDNTLIQPAQFIELAESLGLIREIDLRVVEKVLRHIAANPSPHESLRYFVNLSRVSISDPAWVARFQQLLCSAPVRPGQLVFEITETAAMTEVDVTLKFIERLKAMGHRFALDDFGAGFSSFYYLKRFEVDYIKIDGGFIRDLCEGNSNVLFVRALNDVARGLSKQVIAEGVETKQAFDMLLQMGAQYGQGYYFRSPYPMENGPDLGSVYQPAVA
- a CDS encoding NADH-quinone oxidoreductase subunit M, with translation MGALPTLSTVIWLPILAGIATLLTGSDRNAGMARLLALVGAVAGFLVAIPLWTGFDATASGFQFVERHSWIESFNVYYHLGIDGISLLLILLNCLTTVLVVIAGWKVIDTRVAQYMASLLILSGVMNGVFCALDGLLFYVFFEATLIPMFIVIGVWGGPNRVYAALKFFLYTLLGSLLALIALIYLYLSSGGSFSLQDWYALPIPFVAQVLVFLAFFLAFAVKVPMVPVHTWLPDAHVEAPTGGSVVLAAIMLKLGAYGFLRLSLPIVPDASHELAGFVIALSLIAVIYIGLVALVQTDMKKLIAYSSISHMGFVTLGIFVFNAMAMEGAVIQMISHGFVSGALFLCVGVLYDRMHSRQIADYGGVVNRMPVFAAFFMLFAMANAGLPGTSGFVGEFLVIMGALKVNFWYAAAAATTLIWGAAYTLWMYKRVVFGAVTNDHVAQLDDLSAREWIVMAVLAACVLLMGVYPAPFAEVLHVSVNDLLAHVARSKLP
- the nuoN gene encoding NADH-quinone oxidoreductase subunit NuoN → MGFPVPDLAVAAPEIFLLAAACTVLLVDLFLSDDSRWVSYVLTLLSLAGCAVLVGTGGTATAYTFSDMFVRDPMADVLKVFVCIAVAGILVYCRAYIGARGIYRGELFVLALFATLGMMVMISASHLLLLYLGLELLSLSLYSMVALQRDSRVAVEAAMKYFVLGALASGLLLYGMSMIYGATGTMQLDQIASAIATAENPKVWVLGLGVAFIVAGVGFKLGAVPFHMWVPDVYDGAPTAVTILIGSAPKLAAFALIMRLLVSGLEALVTDWQQMLVVLSVLSLAIGNITAIAQTSIKRMLAYSTISHMGFLLLGVLAADLNGYGSAMFYVVAYVLMSLAAFGMILLLSRQGFEADMLDDFKGLNQRSPWYAFMMLITMFSMAGLPPTIGFYAKLSVLQAVFAAGYAWLAVVAVLLSLVGAFYYLRVVKLMYFDAAQDTAPIRPQADMRLLLSANGLSMLVLGILPQPLMALCIASIQYSF